A single genomic interval of Streptomyces sp. 1222.5 harbors:
- a CDS encoding M56 family metallopeptidase → MGVFVFLPLVLPLSAWPVARLAETRLHPRTATRLLTAVAVVMAVCSTLCLALLMVVGTAQLPGNPLPDGWSDPQVRAAVPYDEVAGRAAIPALGMVAAACARTLWRHRRVTRGARRVLAALPGRTVAVLPDGTPYAYALPGRRGRIVVTTALLAGLAPAERRALFAHERAHLAGRHQRHLLAAHLAARATPFLRPLRTAVLYTAERWADEEAARAVGDRRTVARAIGRAALLSAGTPVPTLPALAATGPVPRRVAALLAPAPAARSWPSAFTPVGLAAWGAAAGSLASAMSSANSAVALFRILHAATPL, encoded by the coding sequence GTGGGAGTCTTCGTCTTCCTGCCGCTGGTCCTGCCGCTGTCCGCCTGGCCGGTCGCCCGGCTCGCCGAGACGCGGCTGCACCCGCGCACCGCGACCCGGCTGCTGACGGCCGTCGCCGTCGTCATGGCCGTGTGCAGCACCTTGTGCCTGGCCCTGCTCATGGTGGTCGGCACCGCCCAACTTCCCGGCAACCCCCTCCCGGACGGCTGGTCCGACCCCCAGGTGCGGGCCGCCGTCCCCTACGACGAGGTGGCCGGCCGTGCCGCCATCCCCGCGCTCGGCATGGTCGCCGCGGCCTGCGCCCGCACCCTGTGGCGGCACCGCCGGGTCACCCGCGGTGCCCGGCGGGTCCTGGCCGCACTGCCGGGCCGCACCGTGGCGGTGCTGCCCGACGGCACGCCGTACGCCTACGCCCTCCCCGGGCGCCGGGGCCGGATCGTCGTCACCACCGCCCTGCTGGCCGGGCTCGCCCCCGCCGAGCGGCGCGCCCTGTTCGCCCATGAGCGCGCCCACCTGGCCGGCCGCCACCAGCGGCACCTGCTCGCCGCACACCTGGCCGCCCGCGCCACCCCCTTCCTGCGCCCGCTGCGCACCGCCGTCCTCTACACGGCCGAGCGGTGGGCCGACGAGGAGGCGGCCCGCGCGGTCGGCGACCGGCGGACGGTCGCCCGCGCCATCGGCCGGGCGGCGCTGCTGTCCGCCGGCACCCCCGTGCCCACCCTCCCCGCGCTGGCGGCGACCGGTCCCGTACCGCGCCGGGTGGCGGCCCTGCTGGCCCCGGCACCCGCGGCGCGCAGCTGGCCGTCGGCTTTCACCCCGGTCGGCCTCGCCGCGTGGGGCGCCGCCGCGGGGTCGCTGGCGTCCGCGATGTCGTCGGCGAACTCGGCCGTCGCCCTCTTCCGGATCCTGCACGCGGCGACCCCCCTCTGA
- a CDS encoding BlaI/MecI/CopY family transcriptional regulator, producing MAREGGRVRRGQGELEGQVLGALREADGPVTAAWVRQRLGGDLAHTTVVTILTRLLAKDVVSRERRGRSFVWTPTADVARLAALRMRRLLDGERDREAVLASFVTTLPPGDEQVLRALLDLPGTDAGGTGD from the coding sequence ATGGCGCGGGAAGGCGGCCGGGTCCGGCGCGGCCAGGGGGAACTGGAGGGCCAGGTCCTCGGCGCGCTGCGCGAGGCCGACGGACCGGTCACCGCCGCCTGGGTACGCCAGCGGCTGGGCGGCGACCTCGCCCACACCACCGTGGTCACGATCCTCACCCGGCTGCTCGCCAAGGACGTCGTCTCCCGCGAACGGCGGGGCCGTTCGTTCGTGTGGACGCCGACCGCCGACGTGGCCCGGCTCGCCGCCCTGCGCATGCGCCGGCTGCTGGACGGCGAACGGGACCGCGAGGCCGTCCTGGCCAGCTTCGTCACCACCCTCCCGCCCGGCGACGAACAAGTGCTCCGGGCGCTGCTCGACCTCCCGGGCACCGACGCCGGCGGTACGGGAGACTGA
- a CDS encoding PepSY domain-containing protein, translating into MTTAPPSAPAEAARPAARGRWAPLRPLVLRLHFYAGVLVAPFLLLAAVTGLLYAGSFQAEKLLYGHERTVAVGERELPVSAQVAAAREDHPEGTVSAVRPSAEPGATTRVLLSGVEGVDPDHTLAVFVDPYTGEVRGALEQYGSTGALPLRTWIDQLHANLHLGETGRLYSELAASWLWVITAGGLVLWFSRRRALRKVRGTGGRRRTLGLHGTVGVWTAAGFLFLSATGLTWSTYAGANIDELRTSLRQATPSLSATAGGGEHSGHGTGAGTTGGAGHVVGLDQVLAAARAKGLDDPVEIVPPADADSAYVVRQIQRSWPTRQDAVAVDPATGRVTDELRFADYPVLAKLTRWGIDLHTGVLFGIANQIALALLAVALILVIVWGYRMWWQRGRGSAFGRPVPRGAWAEVPPYILVPALAAVAVLGWFVPLLGIPLAVFLAVDVALGEIAYRRRSREGVGGVK; encoded by the coding sequence ATGACCACCGCTCCTCCGAGCGCCCCGGCGGAGGCGGCCCGCCCGGCCGCCCGCGGCCGCTGGGCGCCCCTGCGGCCCCTCGTCCTGCGCCTGCACTTCTACGCCGGCGTGCTGGTCGCCCCCTTCCTGCTGCTCGCCGCCGTCACCGGCCTGCTCTACGCGGGCTCCTTCCAGGCCGAGAAGCTCCTGTACGGCCACGAGAGAACCGTCGCCGTCGGGGAGCGCGAACTGCCCGTCTCCGCCCAGGTGGCCGCCGCTCGCGAGGACCACCCCGAGGGCACCGTCTCCGCCGTGCGCCCTTCCGCCGAACCCGGCGCCACCACCCGGGTGCTGCTCTCCGGGGTCGAGGGCGTCGACCCCGACCACACCCTCGCCGTGTTCGTCGACCCCTACACCGGCGAGGTACGCGGCGCGCTCGAACAGTACGGCTCGACAGGCGCGCTGCCCCTGCGCACCTGGATCGACCAGCTGCACGCCAACCTGCACCTGGGCGAGACCGGCCGGCTCTACAGCGAACTGGCCGCCAGCTGGCTGTGGGTGATCACGGCCGGCGGACTGGTGCTCTGGTTCTCCCGGCGGCGCGCCCTGCGCAAGGTGCGCGGCACCGGCGGGCGCCGGCGCACCCTCGGCCTGCACGGCACCGTCGGCGTCTGGACCGCCGCCGGGTTCCTGTTCCTGTCCGCGACCGGTCTGACCTGGTCCACCTACGCGGGCGCCAACATCGACGAACTGCGCACCTCACTGCGCCAGGCCACGCCGTCCCTCTCGGCCACGGCCGGCGGCGGCGAGCACTCGGGCCACGGCACGGGGGCGGGCACCACCGGCGGCGCCGGGCACGTCGTGGGCCTGGACCAGGTGCTCGCGGCGGCCCGCGCCAAGGGCCTCGACGACCCCGTGGAGATCGTGCCGCCCGCCGACGCGGACAGCGCCTACGTCGTCCGGCAGATCCAGCGGAGCTGGCCGACCCGGCAGGACGCGGTCGCCGTCGACCCCGCCACCGGCCGGGTCACCGACGAACTGCGGTTCGCCGACTACCCCGTCCTCGCCAAGCTCACCCGATGGGGCATCGACCTGCACACCGGCGTGCTCTTCGGGATCGCCAACCAGATCGCCCTCGCCCTGCTCGCCGTCGCCCTGATCCTGGTCATCGTGTGGGGCTACCGCATGTGGTGGCAGCGTGGCCGGGGCTCCGCCTTCGGCCGGCCCGTGCCACGCGGCGCCTGGGCCGAGGTGCCGCCGTACATCCTCGTCCCGGCGCTCGCCGCCGTCGCCGTGCTGGGCTGGTTCGTGCCGCTCCTCGGCATACCGCTGGCCGTCTTCCTCGCCGTGGACGTCGCCCTCGGCGAGATCGCGTACCGGCGCCGCAGCCGCGAAGGTGTCGGCGGCGTGAAGTAG
- a CDS encoding peptide deformylase: protein MAPPPEHAPLAERVEELLAAGGPLPVVAAGQPVLRRGTEPYEGQLGPALLARFVEALRETMHAAPGVGLAAPQVGVELRIAVLEDPAPVPEEIAVARGRVPQPFRVLVNPVYEPVGSARAAFFEGCLSVPGWQAVVARHAEVRLRAEDERGHALDEVFSGWPARIVQHETDHLDGTLYLDRAEPRSLSTNAAVTALWSQPTPRAAAGALGFELP from the coding sequence ATGGCACCTCCCCCCGAACACGCACCGCTCGCCGAGCGCGTCGAGGAACTCCTCGCCGCCGGCGGCCCCCTGCCCGTCGTCGCGGCCGGACAGCCGGTGCTGCGGCGCGGCACCGAGCCGTACGAGGGCCAGCTCGGCCCGGCCCTGCTGGCCCGCTTCGTCGAGGCGCTGCGCGAGACCATGCACGCCGCTCCCGGTGTGGGCCTCGCCGCGCCCCAGGTCGGTGTGGAGCTGCGGATCGCGGTCCTCGAGGACCCGGCACCGGTGCCCGAGGAGATCGCGGTGGCCCGCGGCCGCGTCCCGCAGCCCTTCCGGGTGCTGGTCAACCCGGTGTACGAGCCCGTCGGCAGCGCCCGCGCCGCGTTCTTCGAGGGCTGCCTGAGCGTGCCGGGCTGGCAGGCGGTGGTCGCCCGGCACGCCGAGGTGCGGCTGCGCGCCGAGGACGAGCGGGGCCACGCGCTGGACGAGGTGTTCAGCGGCTGGCCGGCACGCATCGTCCAGCACGAGACGGACCACCTGGACGGCACCCTCTACCTGGACCGGGCCGAGCCGCGCTCCCTGTCCACGAACGCGGCGGTGACGGCCCTGTGGTCACAGCCGACCCCGCGGGCGGCGGCCGGGGCCCTGGGCTTCGAGCTGCCCTGA
- a CDS encoding NAD(P)/FAD-dependent oxidoreductase gives MTETESIAYDVVVIGGGPVGENVADRTRAAGLTTALVESELVGGECSYWACMPSKALLRPVIAQSDARRLPGLAEAVRGPLGTPAVLARRDAFTSHWKDDGQVAWLDGTGTDLYRGQGRLAGPRTVTVTAPDGTVTTLTARHAVAVSTGTRAQLPDLPGLADVKPWTSREATSAQAAPGRLIVVGGGVVATEMATAWQALGSRVTLLVRGKGLLNRMEPFAGELVAEALTEAGVDVRTGTSVESVSRANGTVVAVTGTGDRIEADEILFATGRAPHTDDLGLESVGLEPGSWLETDDSLLVTGTDWLYAVGDVNHRALLTHQGKYQARIAGAAIAARAAGGPLLDEPWGAHAATADHGAVPQVVFTDPEAAAVGLSLAEAEQAGHRIRAVDVEFSSVAGAGLYGDGYKGRARMVVDLDDEILRGVTFVGPGVGELIHSATVAVVGQVPVGRLWHAVASYPTLSEVWLRLLEAYRDS, from the coding sequence ATGACGGAAACGGAATCCATCGCGTACGACGTCGTGGTGATCGGGGGCGGACCCGTGGGGGAGAACGTCGCCGACCGCACCCGGGCGGCCGGTCTCACCACCGCGCTCGTGGAGAGCGAACTGGTCGGCGGTGAGTGCTCGTACTGGGCCTGCATGCCCAGCAAGGCCCTGCTCAGGCCGGTCATCGCCCAGTCCGACGCCCGCAGGCTGCCCGGCCTGGCCGAGGCGGTCCGGGGGCCCCTGGGCACGCCGGCCGTGCTCGCCCGCCGCGACGCCTTCACCTCCCACTGGAAGGACGACGGCCAGGTCGCCTGGCTCGACGGCACCGGCACCGACCTCTACCGCGGCCAGGGCCGGCTCGCCGGTCCCCGCACGGTCACCGTGACCGCTCCCGACGGCACGGTCACCACCCTCACCGCCCGGCACGCCGTCGCCGTCTCCACCGGCACCCGCGCCCAACTGCCCGACCTGCCCGGACTCGCCGACGTGAAGCCCTGGACCAGCCGTGAGGCGACCAGCGCCCAGGCCGCACCCGGGCGGCTGATCGTCGTCGGCGGCGGTGTCGTCGCCACCGAGATGGCCACCGCCTGGCAGGCCCTCGGCTCGCGGGTGACGCTGCTGGTGCGCGGCAAGGGCCTGCTGAACCGGATGGAGCCGTTCGCCGGGGAACTGGTCGCCGAGGCCCTCACCGAGGCGGGCGTCGACGTCCGCACCGGGACCTCTGTGGAGTCCGTCAGCCGCGCCAACGGCACGGTCGTGGCCGTGACCGGCACCGGCGACCGCATCGAGGCCGACGAGATCCTCTTCGCCACCGGCCGCGCCCCGCACACCGACGACCTCGGCCTGGAGAGCGTCGGCCTGGAGCCGGGCTCCTGGCTGGAGACCGACGACAGCCTGCTCGTCACCGGCACCGACTGGCTGTACGCGGTCGGCGACGTCAACCACCGCGCCCTGCTGACCCATCAGGGCAAGTACCAGGCCCGCATCGCGGGAGCCGCGATCGCCGCCCGCGCCGCCGGCGGTCCCCTGCTGGACGAGCCGTGGGGCGCGCACGCGGCCACCGCCGACCACGGCGCCGTACCCCAGGTCGTCTTCACCGACCCCGAGGCCGCGGCGGTCGGTCTCTCCCTCGCCGAGGCGGAACAGGCCGGCCACCGCATCCGCGCCGTGGACGTGGAGTTCTCCTCCGTGGCCGGTGCGGGCCTGTACGGCGACGGCTACAAGGGCCGCGCCCGCATGGTCGTCGACCTGGACGACGAGATCCTGCGCGGTGTCACCTTCGTCGGCCCCGGCGTCGGTGAACTCATCCACTCGGCCACCGTCGCCGTCGTGGGCCAGGTCCCGGTCGGCCGCCTGTGGCACGCGGTCGCCTCGTACCCGACGCTCAGCGAGGTCTGGCTGCGGCTGCTGGAGGCGTACCGCGACAGCTGA
- the trxA gene encoding thioredoxin, translating into MSSTVELTKENFDQTVTENDFVLIDFWASWCGPCRQFAPVYDKAAEENKDLVFGKVDTEAQPELAQAFGIQSIPTLMIVRDKVAIFAQPGALPEAALADVIEQARKLDMDEVRKSIAEQEGGAAE; encoded by the coding sequence ATGAGCAGCACTGTGGAGCTGACCAAGGAGAACTTCGACCAGACGGTCACCGAGAACGACTTCGTTCTCATCGACTTCTGGGCGTCCTGGTGCGGCCCGTGCCGCCAGTTCGCGCCCGTGTACGACAAGGCCGCCGAGGAGAACAAGGACCTGGTGTTCGGCAAGGTGGACACCGAGGCCCAGCCGGAGCTGGCCCAGGCGTTCGGCATCCAGTCGATCCCGACGCTGATGATCGTCCGGGACAAGGTCGCGATCTTCGCCCAGCCAGGTGCCCTGCCGGAAGCCGCTCTCGCGGACGTCATCGAGCAGGCCCGCAAGCTCGACATGGACGAGGTCCGCAAGAGCATCGCCGAGCAGGAGGGCGGCGCCGCCGAGTAG
- a CDS encoding LacI family DNA-binding transcriptional regulator: MRSVMVQIPNTPTSADVARLAGVSRATVSYVLNNTSAVRISEPTRRRVREAARELGYVPHAAARSLRAGHSRMVLMPAPAIPVGPLYSGFLNELQWALGRLDYTVVQYGSVGLQGDEAARAWAELRPVAVLVPGAGLGPQGVHVLKRSGARAVVTLGPDRVDGAHALLMDHEAVGHCAGAHLYERGRRRIGVVVPEEPGLEAYSRPRLAGVRQALKGTDATVTELPLAYTEEAAARLAARLAAPRRESGLDALFAYNDEYAMLLMRALQDEGVRIPRELAVIGADDLMLGRLLRPRLSTVHIELPSGRDLAELVDRAVRDPGGEPEVHRVLGASVVRRESS; this comes from the coding sequence ATGCGCTCTGTCATGGTGCAGATACCGAACACGCCCACGAGCGCCGACGTGGCCCGCCTGGCCGGCGTCTCGCGCGCGACCGTGTCCTACGTCCTCAACAACACCAGCGCCGTGCGCATCAGCGAGCCGACGCGCCGGCGCGTCCGCGAGGCCGCCAGGGAACTGGGGTACGTCCCGCACGCGGCCGCCCGCAGCCTGCGCGCCGGACACAGCCGCATGGTCCTCATGCCCGCCCCGGCGATCCCGGTGGGCCCGCTCTACAGCGGGTTCCTCAATGAACTGCAGTGGGCGCTGGGCCGCCTCGACTACACCGTCGTGCAGTACGGCAGCGTCGGGCTCCAGGGGGACGAAGCGGCCCGCGCCTGGGCCGAGTTGAGGCCGGTCGCCGTTCTCGTTCCGGGTGCGGGGCTGGGCCCGCAGGGCGTCCACGTCCTCAAGCGGTCCGGCGCCCGGGCCGTCGTCACGCTCGGCCCCGACCGGGTCGACGGCGCGCACGCGCTGCTCATGGACCACGAGGCCGTGGGCCACTGTGCGGGCGCCCACCTCTACGAACGGGGCCGGCGCCGGATCGGTGTCGTCGTACCCGAGGAGCCCGGCCTGGAGGCCTACTCACGGCCCCGGCTCGCGGGCGTGCGCCAGGCCCTGAAGGGCACGGACGCGACGGTGACCGAGCTGCCGCTCGCCTACACCGAGGAGGCTGCCGCCCGGCTGGCCGCCCGACTGGCCGCGCCACGGCGGGAGTCGGGGCTCGACGCGCTGTTCGCCTACAACGACGAGTACGCGATGCTGCTGATGCGCGCGCTCCAGGACGAGGGCGTGCGCATTCCGCGGGAACTCGCCGTGATCGGCGCCGACGACCTGATGCTCGGCCGGCTGCTGCGCCCGCGGCTCAGCACCGTCCACATCGAACTGCCCTCCGGCCGCGACCTCGCCGAACTGGTCGACCGCGCGGTGCGCGACCCCGGCGGCGAACCGGAGGTGCACCGGGTGCTGGGTGCCTCGGTCGTCCGGCGCGAGTCCAGCTGA
- a CDS encoding TetR/AcrR family transcriptional regulator yields the protein MTAAPRSRRERPAKPALSREGIVAAAVAILRAEGLRKVTMRRLAQELDTGPASLYVYVRNTDELHAAVLDELLGTIGPAPAEGDWRERLEKVLTGCTAMLLEHPSLARSALTARPSGPHYLRLIETLLELLRSGGVPPEQAAWGVDLLLQHAMATAAEHAGEESPDEWQPVIRALREAPADTHPHIAASAGALLSGTPEARLSWAFQTLIHGIERTAVPD from the coding sequence ATGACCGCTGCCCCCCGTTCCCGCCGCGAACGTCCCGCCAAGCCCGCCCTCAGCAGGGAGGGCATCGTCGCCGCCGCCGTCGCGATCCTGCGCGCGGAAGGTCTGCGCAAGGTCACCATGCGGCGGCTGGCGCAGGAACTCGACACCGGACCGGCCTCGCTGTACGTCTACGTCCGCAACACCGACGAGCTCCACGCGGCCGTGCTGGACGAACTCCTCGGCACGATCGGCCCCGCACCGGCCGAGGGCGACTGGCGGGAGCGGCTGGAGAAGGTGCTCACCGGCTGCACCGCGATGCTCCTGGAACACCCGAGCCTCGCCCGCTCGGCCTTGACCGCCCGCCCCAGCGGGCCGCACTACCTGCGTCTCATCGAGACCCTGCTGGAACTGCTCCGATCGGGCGGCGTGCCCCCCGAGCAGGCGGCCTGGGGGGTCGATCTGCTGCTGCAGCACGCGATGGCGACGGCCGCGGAGCACGCCGGCGAGGAGTCCCCGGACGAATGGCAGCCGGTGATCCGGGCCCTGCGCGAGGCACCCGCGGACACCCATCCGCACATCGCCGCCTCCGCCGGCGCGCTGCTGTCCGGCACCCCCGAGGCCCGCCTCTCCTGGGCCTTCCAGACCCTGATCCACGGCATCGAACGGACCGCCGTACCCGACTGA
- a CDS encoding NAD(P)/FAD-dependent oxidoreductase yields MTTTPSLPHHPVAVVGAGLGGLTLARVLHVHGIEAAVFDLDASAAARTQGGMLDIHDDSGQPALRAAGLYDEFLARVHPGGQAVRVLDRHGTVRLAETDDGTGGRPEIDRGALRDLLLDSLPEGTVRWGAKVTGARPLGGGRHEVTLADGSAFTTDVLVGADGAWSRVRPLLSSARPAYTGVSFVEADLRDAGLRHPVSAEVVGGGMLFALGTGRGFLAHRETDGSLHVYAAVVAPEDWLDGIDFTAAEAARSAVLKEFDGWSEHLRALVGDADGTLVPRRIFALPVGHRWDRVPGVTLLGDAAHLMSPFAGEGANLALADGADLGLALAAHPGDPEAALAAYEAGMFPRAEASAADSARSGELLFRADAPQGLLDMFAGRPDQSGQPY; encoded by the coding sequence ATGACCACCACTCCCTCCCTCCCGCACCACCCCGTGGCCGTCGTCGGCGCCGGACTCGGCGGGCTCACCCTCGCCCGGGTGCTGCACGTACACGGCATCGAGGCCGCCGTCTTCGACCTGGACGCCTCGGCGGCGGCCCGCACCCAGGGCGGCATGCTGGACATCCACGACGACTCCGGGCAGCCGGCGCTGCGCGCCGCCGGGCTGTACGACGAGTTCCTGGCCCGTGTCCATCCCGGCGGCCAGGCCGTGCGGGTTCTCGACCGGCACGGCACCGTCCGGCTGGCGGAGACCGACGACGGCACCGGCGGACGCCCCGAGATCGACCGCGGCGCGCTGCGGGACCTGCTGCTCGACTCCCTCCCGGAGGGCACGGTCCGCTGGGGCGCGAAGGTGACCGGGGCGCGTCCGCTGGGCGGCGGCCGGCACGAGGTGACGCTCGCCGACGGCTCCGCGTTCACCACGGACGTGCTGGTCGGCGCGGACGGCGCCTGGTCGCGCGTCCGGCCGCTGCTGTCCTCGGCCCGGCCCGCGTACACGGGCGTGTCGTTCGTCGAGGCGGACCTGCGGGACGCCGGTCTGCGCCACCCGGTCAGCGCGGAGGTGGTCGGCGGCGGGATGCTCTTCGCGCTCGGCACGGGCCGCGGCTTCCTCGCCCATCGCGAGACGGACGGCAGCCTGCACGTGTACGCGGCCGTCGTGGCGCCCGAGGACTGGCTGGACGGCATCGACTTCACGGCCGCCGAGGCGGCGAGGTCGGCGGTGCTGAAGGAGTTCGACGGCTGGTCGGAGCACCTGCGGGCGCTGGTCGGGGACGCGGACGGCACGCTGGTGCCGCGCCGGATATTCGCCCTGCCGGTCGGGCACCGCTGGGACCGGGTCCCGGGGGTCACGCTGCTCGGCGACGCCGCCCATCTGATGTCGCCGTTCGCCGGCGAGGGCGCCAACCTGGCGCTGGCCGACGGTGCGGATCTCGGCCTGGCGCTGGCCGCGCACCCGGGGGACCCCGAGGCCGCGCTGGCCGCCTACGAGGCCGGGATGTTCCCGCGGGCCGAGGCCTCCGCGGCGGACTCGGCGCGCAGCGGAGAGCTGCTGTTCCGGGCCGACGCGCCGCAGGGGCTGCTCGACATGTTCGCCGGGCGGCCGGACCAGTCGGGCCAGCCGTACTGA